ACGCGACCAGCTGATCGACCTCACCCGCCGCGCCTTGAAGTTGGCGCGCGACAAGACCACCGATCTCGCCCCGGCCGAGCACCGGGTCGAGGCGCGCGCCTACACGTCGGGAGAGCGCCACGACCGGGACCGGGCCATGGTGATGGCCAGCCCACAGTTGGTCGGCTACGTCTCGGAGCTCCCCGCCCCCGGCGCGTACTGCACCAAGACGGTGATGGGCCGGTCGATCCTGCTGACCCGCACGGCCGACGGATCGGTCAAAGCGTTCAACAACGTCTGCCTGCACCGCCAGTCGCAGGTGGCGACGGGATGCGGCAGCGCGAAGCGATTCACCTGCCCGTACCACGCGTGGACCTACGACAACACCGGGCGGTTGGTCGGCCTGCCGGGCCGCGAGGGCTTTCCCGACGCGGCGATCGCAAGCGCGGCGAAGCCGGGCGCAGCGGGTCGCCGCCAAAGCGACGCGGCGATCGCAAGCGCGGCGAAGCCGGGCGCAGCGGGTCGCCGCCAAAGCGACGCGGCGATCGCAAGCGCGGCGAAGCCGGGCGCAGCGGGTCGCCGCCAAAGCGACGCGGCGACGAAGTCCGGTGGCCTGACCGAATTACCGGCTGCGGAGTTCGCCGGATTCCTCTGGGTCGCAATGGATCCCGGGGCGGGCTTGGACGTCGCCGCACACCTCGGCCCGCTGGCCGCCGAGCTCGATTCCTGGGGCATCGGGCGCTGGTCACCGCTGGGCGAGAAGGTGCTCGACTGCCCGATCAATTGGAAGCTCGCGGTCGACACCTTCTCGGAGAACTACCATTTCGCCACCGTGCACCGGCAGACCTTCGCCACCATCGCCCGCAGCAACTGCACGGTTTTCGATGCGTTCGGTCCGCACCATCGGTTGATCTTCCCGCTCAACACGATCCTGGCGCTGGAGGATGTCCCCGAAGAGCAGTGGGATCCGTTCCAGAACATGGTCGTCATCTACGCGCTGTTCCCCAACATCGTGCTGTCGGTGACCATCGCCAACGGCGAGCTGTTCCGGATCTACCCGGGCGATCGACCGGGGAGATCGATCACCGTGCACCAGAACTCGACACCGCTGGACCTGTCCGACGAAGCGGTGGCCGCCGGGGCACAGGCCGTCTTCGAGTACGCCCACGCCACGGTGCGCGACGAGGACTACCGGCTGGTGGAAGGCCTGCAGGCGAACCTCGAGTCGGGCGCCAGCGAACACCTGCTGTTCGGTCGCAACGAACCCGGGCTGCAGCATCGCCACACCGCCTGGGCCCGGGCGCTTGCCGAGTCAGCCGCTCTCGGTTGATATTTCGGCGGATAGCGCCGCCACGAGGTCATCCAACAGGGTTGCCAACGCGTCGCTTTGTGCGGCGCGCACCGTTGTCAACAGCCCGACCGCTTCCTGTCGTCGCCCGCGGGCCAGCAGCTGCACCAGCAGACCCGCCGCCATCTGCAGGTCGCGATCGGCCGGCTCCATGTTCGCGACGGTGGTGGTCAGCACCTCGACCAGCTCCCAGTCCCGGTACAGGGCCAGCGAGCGCTCGTTGAACGCGAAGCCGGTCACGGGCTTACCCCACAGGGTGCCGTGGTAGCGGTACGGGCCCTCCATGTATTCGATGGGCAGGCCGTGCGCGGGTGCGGCCACCAGCGGCTCGCCGACGATGTCGAGTTGCATGGTGCGGCAGGTGATCCGGTGGCGGTCCGGCATGTATCGGGCGGCCGCGTGCGGCCGCACCAACGGTTTCACCGCATCCGGCCATCGCACGTAGCTGCTGACCGTCACCTCGACGTCTTCGGCGCATTCCGGGGGCATGGCCGGATCGGGATGACTCATCGTCACGCCGGTAAACGGCTGAAGCGCATTGCCATTGAGGCGGTCGAACTGCCGCCAGATGCTGAGATCCACGCCGTTGTCGAAGTTGATGGTGCGCCATTCGTGCGACAGCGCCCGCGGGTCTCCCTCGGTTCCGCCGCCGCCGGCGTATTTGGGGAACCACTGCCGGTCGATGTGCCCGCTGCTGCCGGAAACCTGTTCAACTACGTCGCCCCAGCGCAGGGTGCCCGTCATCGCCATGCCGGTCTGGAAATACGAATAGGTTTCGGTCTGGCCGAAGCAGCAGATCTTCCCGTTGTACGTCGACGCACCCACCGGTGTCGGTGCGCGCGTTGGCGTTACGGCCAGGTCCAGGCGCATGGGCCGGCCCGAATGGTCCTCGCCGACCAGGCTGACGCGGTAGGTGTAGGGCAGCAGCTCCCCGTCGGCGTCGCGGCACGTGGCCCACGACGCGGTGCCGGCCCCGCTGGCGTAGTGGATGTCCAGATAGCCCGGGGTCAAAGTCAGCTTGGGCTGCGCTCCGGGTTTCATGTTGGCCGGCGGCATGTCGTAGTCCGTATAGGTGCCGTAGTCACCGGTATCAAGGTCGAACAGCGCCAGCGTGTAGAAGTCCGCGACCACGGTCCCGCCGGGGCGGTTCTTGTTGAAGATGGTCAGGAAGGCGAACGACCGGTCGGCCTCCGCGGCATCGAGCTGCCCGGCGATGAACCAGGTGTCCGACTCCTGATCCGGGTGTTCGCCCTCGGCCGCGGGGAAATCCAGCTGGGCGTCGCCGGGCACCAACTGGAACGGGTAACTGCGCCAATCCCTGGTCATATCAAGCCTCGCTGCTTTTTTCGCTATGTTAGCGTCAATAGCGAAATCACGGTCACTGTCGCCTTTGCGCCCAACCCCTCGAGGAAGTGCCCGATGACGGAAAACGCCGCTCACCGGTACTACGACGAACTCTTCATCGGGGGGCAGTGGCGCAAGCCCGCCAACCCCCGACAGCTCGCCGTCATCTCCCCGCACTCCGAAGAACCGGTCGGCCACGTCCAGCTGGCCGGGCCTGAGGACGTCGACGCCGCCGGCGCGGCCGCGCGACACGCCTTCGACAACGGCCCGTGGCCGCGGATGAGTCACGCCGAGCGGATGGCCAAGGTCGAACAGCTTGCCGCGATCTACGCCGGTCACCTCGAGGAGATGGCCGACCTGATCACCGACGAAATGGGCTCTCCGCGCAGTTTCAGCCGGATGGGCCAAGCGGCGGCCGCGGCGTCGCTCATACATCTGGCGCTGGCGGCCGCGCGCGACTTTCCGTGGGAGGAACGGCGTCAAGGCGTGCTCGGCGAAGTGCACCTGCGCAGGGCCCCGGTCGGCGTGGTCGGCGCGATCGTCCCGTGGAACGTGCCGCAGTTCCTGATCATGCCCAAACTGATCCCGGCATTGATCGCCGGGTGCACCGTCATCATCAAACCGGCGCCCGAAACACCCTTGGACGCTTTGTGGTTGGCGGAAATGATCGAGCAGCTCGACCTGCCCGAAGGTGTGGTCTCGGTGTTGCCCGGCGGTCCCGAGATCGGCGAGGCGCTGGTGCGCCATCGGGATGTGGACAAGATCGCGTTCACCGGCTCCAGCGTCGTCGGCCGCCGCATCGCCGCCCTGTGCGGCGAACAGCTCAAGCGAGTGAGCCTGGAGCTGGGCGGCAAGTCCGCGGCGATCATTCTCGACGACGCCGACATCGGCAAGACCGTCGCCGGATTGAAAACCGCCGGCCTGATGAACAACGGCCAGGCCTGCGTCGCCCAGACCCGCATCCTGGTCAGCGACCGGCGGCACGACGAGGTGGTCGACGCACTGGCCGACATGATGTCGTCCCTCAATGTCGGCGATCCGGCCGACGACGCCACCGACATCGGACCCCTTGTCGCGCAACGGCAACAACGCCGCGTCCAGGACTACATCAAGTCCGGCCAGGCCGAAGGCGCGCGCGTCGTCCTCGGCGGCCAGGACAGCCCGTCCACGCGTGGCTGGTATGTGCAGCCGACGCTGTTCGCGGACGCCACCAACGAGATGCGCATCGCCAGGGAGGAGATCTTCGGTCCGGTGTTGACCGTGTTGCGCTACCGCGATGAGGACGACGCAATCCGCATCGCCAACGAGAGCGACTACGGGCTGGCCGGTTCCGTGTGGACCTCCGACATCGCACACGGCCTGGAGATCGCGGCGGGTGTGCGCACCGGCACCTACGGCATCAACATGTACACGCTGGACATCGGCGCCCCGTTCGGTGGCTTCAAGCAGTCGGGCATCGGACGCGAGTTCGGCCCGGAGGGTCTCCACGAATACGTCGAGCTTCAGACGCTGGTATGCAAGGGGCAGCTGCCGCCGCTATAAGCGCTGGCCGTGATCACATCAGTCACGCCTGTCCGTGACCGGGACAAGAGCGACTTCCATGTGCGATATCACCGGCGATATCACGATCCAAAGTCGTCCTATGCTCGCTCGCGCAGCGGCCTGCGCCGCTATGAGATCTCCGGTCGCCATGAAGGATCGCGGCCAAGCCGCGCGAGAAGCTTGGCCTGCGCATCGCTTTCGCTGGGCACCGCAACGGGAGCACTGAACATTTCCGAGGAACTCAACACCTGCGGGTCTGCCGGAAGGTCGGCGTAGAACAGCTGGCACCACGCGGCATCAAGACGGTCGTCTGCCTCAACCGCACGCGCGAGGTCCCACGTGTGCACCAGAACATCGCGCGTCAGATTCGGTATCAGCTTGAACGCATCAAGCGCTGTGACCCCGCCAGACTCGAAAGCCTCGACCAGAGAGTCGTAAGTGAGCTGCCATCGCGCCCGAGCATCGGCTCGTGGACGCTCGGGCTTCAATCCCAAAGGGCGCAAGACGAGTACGTCATGAAAACCGATCACATGTTCAAGCACCGCCCGGGCGTCCCACTCATCGCACGGAGTTCGACGATCCCATCTGCCATCGGCAGACCAGACGGCCTCGCCAAACCGTCGGCAGACCGCGAGATGCAGTGCGGCTACCTCGTCATCGGGCAGTTGCGGCATGCGGCATCTGCAGGGTGAGCTCGACCGGGCAGCACAGCGCGCCGTGCTGATTGGTCACCTGGATCTCGATGTCGACGAGGCAGCGCGGCGGGTCCACCGAGGTGTCCCGCCGCTTGGCCACCGCGCGTCCCCGGCCGATCATGGTGTCGCCGGCATACACCGAGCCCGTCAGCCGCAGGGAGCGCCGCACCACGCGGCTGCTCGGGCCCGCCCAATCCGTCGCGACGCGGTCGGCGAAGCCGGCGAGATGCATGGTGTTGACATAGATCGTCGGATTCCCCTGGCGCCGCGCGTATTCGGGATCGAAGTGGCCCGGAAAGTAGTCCCACGTCGCTCCGGCGTTCTCCACGACTCGCTGATAGCTGATGTCGTCGATCACCTCGGGCAGCTCGACCGGCACGGTGATCTCGTCGAAGTCAAGGTCGTCGCCGGTCACGGGGACGCCCCGGGTGTGAAGCGGAACAAGGTGTTCCGGCAGGTGGCGACCACCGTCCCGTCCTGGCGGCGATAGGTCTCCAGCGTCTCGACGAAATGGCCGGCGCCCAGCCGCGTCCGCTTTTCCGGTGACACCGACACCAGCTCCTCGACGACGGTCAGCACGTCTCCTTCGATGATGGGCTGAAGGAACTCGACATCGTTGGCGGCGTTGATGAATGTGGTGCCCGGCAGCGGCACTCGCAACACCAGGGACGCCACCGGCGGCGTGCCCTGCGGCTGCCACGGCGGAGGGATCAGCCATCCCATCAGCAATGCCGGAGGCGCTAGCAGGCCTCCCCATGTTCGGCCGGCGAACTCGGCGTCCCAGTACGAACGGTTGCCGTCCTGGACCATCGCGGCGAACAACTGGATGCGCGCCCCGCTGACCGCCGTAGCCGCGGTGCGCGGCTCGGTCGTCGCGCCGACCATCCGCAGCGCGTCTTCATAGGTGCCGAAGGCCAGCCGGTAACTGAGGTCCACGCCGCTCACATAACAAGCGGGTGCCGGCTGGGCGCCGAATCCCATTGCAGTGTGCGGGAAGTGAAGTACCAGCCGCCACGCTCGTAGATCAGCGTGTCCCGGAAT
This genomic interval from Mycobacterium sp. SMC-2 contains the following:
- a CDS encoding carotenoid 1,2-hydratase — translated: MTRDWRSYPFQLVPGDAQLDFPAAEGEHPDQESDTWFIAGQLDAAEADRSFAFLTIFNKNRPGGTVVADFYTLALFDLDTGDYGTYTDYDMPPANMKPGAQPKLTLTPGYLDIHYASGAGTASWATCRDADGELLPYTYRVSLVGEDHSGRPMRLDLAVTPTRAPTPVGASTYNGKICCFGQTETYSYFQTGMAMTGTLRWGDVVEQVSGSSGHIDRQWFPKYAGGGGTEGDPRALSHEWRTINFDNGVDLSIWRQFDRLNGNALQPFTGVTMSHPDPAMPPECAEDVEVTVSSYVRWPDAVKPLVRPHAAARYMPDRHRITCRTMQLDIVGEPLVAAPAHGLPIEYMEGPYRYHGTLWGKPVTGFAFNERSLALYRDWELVEVLTTTVANMEPADRDLQMAAGLLVQLLARGRRQEAVGLLTTVRAAQSDALATLLDDLVAALSAEISTESG
- a CDS encoding MaoC family dehydratase codes for the protein MTGDDLDFDEITVPVELPEVIDDISYQRVVENAGATWDYFPGHFDPEYARRQGNPTIYVNTMHLAGFADRVATDWAGPSSRVVRRSLRLTGSVYAGDTMIGRGRAVAKRRDTSVDPPRCLVDIEIQVTNQHGALCCPVELTLQMPHAATAR
- a CDS encoding aldehyde dehydrogenase, producing the protein MTENAAHRYYDELFIGGQWRKPANPRQLAVISPHSEEPVGHVQLAGPEDVDAAGAAARHAFDNGPWPRMSHAERMAKVEQLAAIYAGHLEEMADLITDEMGSPRSFSRMGQAAAAASLIHLALAAARDFPWEERRQGVLGEVHLRRAPVGVVGAIVPWNVPQFLIMPKLIPALIAGCTVIIKPAPETPLDALWLAEMIEQLDLPEGVVSVLPGGPEIGEALVRHRDVDKIAFTGSSVVGRRIAALCGEQLKRVSLELGGKSAAIILDDADIGKTVAGLKTAGLMNNGQACVAQTRILVSDRRHDEVVDALADMMSSLNVGDPADDATDIGPLVAQRQQRRVQDYIKSGQAEGARVVLGGQDSPSTRGWYVQPTLFADATNEMRIAREEIFGPVLTVLRYRDEDDAIRIANESDYGLAGSVWTSDIAHGLEIAAGVRTGTYGINMYTLDIGAPFGGFKQSGIGREFGPEGLHEYVELQTLVCKGQLPPL
- a CDS encoding MaoC family dehydratase N-terminal domain-containing protein is translated as MGFGAQPAPACYVSGVDLSYRLAFGTYEDALRMVGATTEPRTAATAVSGARIQLFAAMVQDGNRSYWDAEFAGRTWGGLLAPPALLMGWLIPPPWQPQGTPPVASLVLRVPLPGTTFINAANDVEFLQPIIEGDVLTVVEELVSVSPEKRTRLGAGHFVETLETYRRQDGTVVATCRNTLFRFTPGASP
- a CDS encoding maleylpyruvate isomerase family mycothiol-dependent enzyme translates to MPQLPDDEVAALHLAVCRRFGEAVWSADGRWDRRTPCDEWDARAVLEHVIGFHDVLVLRPLGLKPERPRADARARWQLTYDSLVEAFESGGVTALDAFKLIPNLTRDVLVHTWDLARAVEADDRLDAAWCQLFYADLPADPQVLSSSEMFSAPVAVPSESDAQAKLLARLGRDPSWRPEIS